A window from Citrus sinensis cultivar Valencia sweet orange chromosome 3, DVS_A1.0, whole genome shotgun sequence encodes these proteins:
- the LOC102614120 gene encoding histone H3-like centromeric protein CENH3 isoform X1, giving the protein MARTKHMARRSSRLQAAAVKATPPTSSPGTSRQRRSEAGEGTPTAQRKRQRLRPGTKALREIRRFQKSVDLLIPRMSFIREVRTITYRVAPPDVNRWTPEALIALQEAAEDFLVNLFGDAMLCAIHAKRVTLMKKDFELARRLGGKGQPW; this is encoded by the exons ATGGCGAGAACCAAACACATGGCCCGCAGAAGTAGTCGACTCCAAGCAG CAGCTGTAAAGGCCACGCCGCCGACTTCG TCACCTGGTACAAGTCGGCAGCGAAGGAGTGAAGCGGGAGAAGGAA ctcCTACTGCACAAAGGAAACGCCAACGCCTCAGGCCAGGAACAAAGGCACTTCGTGAGATTCGCCGGTTTCAGAAATCTGTGGACTTGCTGATCCCCAGAATGAGCTTCATCAGAGAA GTGAGAACCATCACTTACCGTGTTGCTCCCCCAGATGTCAATCGATGGACACCAGAAGCTTTAATTGCTCTGCAGGAG GCAGCAGAAgattttcttgttaatttgtttGGCGATGCAATGCTCTGTGCAATTCACGCAAAACGAGTTACTCTAA tGAAAAAGGATTTCGAATTGGCACGCCGACTAGGGGGGAAGGGACAACCTTGGTGA
- the LOC102614120 gene encoding histone H3-like centromeric protein CENH3 isoform X2 — translation MARTKHMARRSSRLQAAVKATPPTSSPGTSRQRRSEAGEGTPTAQRKRQRLRPGTKALREIRRFQKSVDLLIPRMSFIREVRTITYRVAPPDVNRWTPEALIALQEAAEDFLVNLFGDAMLCAIHAKRVTLMKKDFELARRLGGKGQPW, via the exons ATGGCGAGAACCAAACACATGGCCCGCAGAAGTAGTCGACTCCAAGCAG CTGTAAAGGCCACGCCGCCGACTTCG TCACCTGGTACAAGTCGGCAGCGAAGGAGTGAAGCGGGAGAAGGAA ctcCTACTGCACAAAGGAAACGCCAACGCCTCAGGCCAGGAACAAAGGCACTTCGTGAGATTCGCCGGTTTCAGAAATCTGTGGACTTGCTGATCCCCAGAATGAGCTTCATCAGAGAA GTGAGAACCATCACTTACCGTGTTGCTCCCCCAGATGTCAATCGATGGACACCAGAAGCTTTAATTGCTCTGCAGGAG GCAGCAGAAgattttcttgttaatttgtttGGCGATGCAATGCTCTGTGCAATTCACGCAAAACGAGTTACTCTAA tGAAAAAGGATTTCGAATTGGCACGCCGACTAGGGGGGAAGGGACAACCTTGGTGA
- the LOC102614120 gene encoding histone H3-like centromeric protein CENH3 isoform X3 yields the protein MARTKHMARRSSRLQAAAVKATPPTSSPGTSRQRRSEAGEGTPTAQRKRQRLRPGTKALREIRRFQKSVDLLIPRMSFIREVRTITYRVAPPDVNRWTPEALIALQE from the exons ATGGCGAGAACCAAACACATGGCCCGCAGAAGTAGTCGACTCCAAGCAG CAGCTGTAAAGGCCACGCCGCCGACTTCG TCACCTGGTACAAGTCGGCAGCGAAGGAGTGAAGCGGGAGAAGGAA ctcCTACTGCACAAAGGAAACGCCAACGCCTCAGGCCAGGAACAAAGGCACTTCGTGAGATTCGCCGGTTTCAGAAATCTGTGGACTTGCTGATCCCCAGAATGAGCTTCATCAGAGAA GTGAGAACCATCACTTACCGTGTTGCTCCCCCAGATGTCAATCGATGGACACCAGAAGCTTTAATTGCTCTGCAGGAG tGA
- the LOC127901020 gene encoding rhodanese-like domain-containing protein 4, chloroplastic produces MEALNPAGLIPLSVLCDRRSEPRKIQSLSTASLPKLATSASNKTTQQNFLECFAKSVHGGLVLLSSVLGTGLAQALTYEEALQQSAGSSASDVDASGFIDSVISFGTENPLAIAGGVTILAVPLVLSQVLNKPKSWGVESARNAYAKLGDDASAQLLDIRAPVEFRQVGSPDVRGLGKRPVSIVYKGDDKPGFLKKLSLKFKEPENTTLFILDKFDGNSELVAELVTINGFKNAYTIKDGAEGPRGWMNSGLPWIPPKKALGLDLSNLTETISGAIGEGSEGFSVTLAIAAAAGLGVLAFSEIETILQILGSAALVQFASKKLLFAEDRKQTLQQVDEFLNTKVAPKELADDIKQIGKTLLPSPANGKALPASTDSKVQKADDSPEAVPQPKVEAAADPPPQVNSVPKTEVKADSLPRFQRSLSPYPAYPDLKPPTSPTPSQP; encoded by the exons ATGGAGGCCCTCAATCCAGCGGGCTTGATACCTTTATCGGTTCTTTGTGACAGAAGATCAGAACCCAGAAAAATTCAATCACTTTCCACGGCTTCTTTACCCAAACTCGCAACTTCTGCTTCTAATAAAACCACCCAACAAAATTTTCTAGAGTGTTTTGCAAAGAGTGTGCATGGCGGTTTAGTGCTGTTATCTTCAGTTCTTGGTACTGGTTTAGCTCAAGCTTTAACATATGAAGAAGCGCTGCAGCAGTCAGCAGGCTCTTCAGCATCTGATGTTGATGCAAGTGGATTTATTGACAGCGTAATCAGTTTTGGAACAGAGAATCCTTTAGCTATAGCTGGTGGTGTCACCATTTTGGCTGTTCCATTAGTTTTGTCTCAGGTTCTGAACAAGCCTAAGTCATGGGGTGTTGAGTCTGCAAGGAATGCTTATGCAAAGTTGGGTGACGATGCGAGTGCCCAGTTGCTTGATATAAGAGCTCCCGTGGAATTTCGGCAAGTAGGTAGTCCTGATGTCCGGGGTTTGGGGAAGAGGCCGGTTTCGATTGTTTACAAAGGTGACGATAAGCCGGGCTTCTTGAAGAAGCTGTCTTTGAAGTTCAAGGAACCAGAAAATACTACATTGTTCATTCTAGACAA ATTTGATGGGAACTCTGAACTGGTTGCTGAGTTGGTCACCATAAATGGATTCAAAAATGCATACACTATAAAAGATGGAGCAGAAGGACCTCGTGGATGGATG AACAGTGGTCTTCCTTGGATACCGCCAAAGAAAGCATTGGGTCTTGACCTGAGCAATTTGACAGAAACTATCAGTGGTGCAATTGGA GAGGGCTCGGAGGGCTTTTCTGTTACCCTTGCAATTGCTGCAGCTGCAGGATTGGGTGTTTTGGCATTTTCAGAG ATAGAAACGATATTGCAAATTCTAGGCTCAGCTGCTCTTGTTCAATTTGCTAGCAAGAAGCTCCTGTTTGCAGAG GATCGGAAACAAACACTACAACAGGTTGATGAATTCCTGAACACCAAGGTCGCCCCTAAAGAGCTTGCTGATGACATAAAG CAAATTGGAAAGACACTTCTACCATCACCGGCAAATGGCAAGGCTCTCCCTGCCTCCACTGACAGCAAAGTCCAGAAGGCAGATGATTCACCTGAGGCTGTCCCCCAGCCAAAAGTAGAAGCAGCTGCAGACCCCCCTCCCCAAGTAAATTCGGTGCCCAAAACAGAAGTTAAAGCAGACTCACTTCCTAGATTTCAAAGATCTCTTTCACCATACCCTGCT TATCCAGATTTGAAGCCTCCAACTTCTCCTACCCCATCACAGCCCTAG